AATGCTATCCATTTCCGTTCGTAAAAATGCCCGTCCCACGCGGCCTTTTACAATGGCAATCCTATTGTCAATATCCTCAAGTTTACTCAAAATCATTTGGATGGTCATTTCCCGATCGGAGCGGCTGGTGGTATCGCGTCTGTTTAAAAACAAGTCATCGGCAGGAATAATAATTTTGTGTTTTTCAAATTCTATCCGACGATAATTACCATAATCTTTTAGATCCAGTTCATGGATTTCGCCATTGAAAAGATCCAAGACGATTGCATCATCAATGGTTGAAAGTTTGCCCGTTTTGGAATGAATACTGGTTTGTGTTTCTCCAATGCCTTTACTGAAAATCCGAACATCCTTTAGTGTGTCATTTTCCTTATCTCGGATTATTATACTGTAATCGGGTAAATCGTCCATAAAATATCCCGGTTCAATATTGAGGTCCGGCCGTTTGCGATAAATATCCCCGGAAAGCATACGTGCTTTGAAATTCATCTCCGGCATAATGAATGAATTAAAAAGGATGAGCACCGTTGCAATGGCAAAACCCAAAATGAGGGCAGGGCGGACAATCGTAATAAAACTAATACCTGATGCTCGCATGGCGGTGATTTCATTATCTTCTGAAAATTGCCCGAAAGCCATAAGTGCCGCTACCAAAACAGCCATGGGAACGGCCAAGGCAGTAATCCATCCTAGGTTGAGGAAGAGATATTCAAAAATGGTACCCAAGTCTAGGCCTTTCCCCAGGAAACGGTCAATGGCTCTGAGAAGGAATTGGGTGAACAGAACAAATACAATAATCATTAACGAAAAGATAAAGGGCATGAATAGTTGCTTGAGGATGTATCTTGTAAGAAGGCGCATGTGAAAAATTACAATAGTTCTATCCTAAAATTATCATACCATGTTGAATGAAAAATGATTAACCAAGTTCCTGTAAAAAACTTTTCTTTAAGTGCCATTAATAACATTAATTTCCCCG
Above is a window of Candidatus Neomarinimicrobiota bacterium DNA encoding:
- a CDS encoding YjgP/YjgQ family permease — translated: MPFIFSLMIIVFVLFTQFLLRAIDRFLGKGLDLGTIFEYLFLNLGWITALAVPMAVLVAALMAFGQFSEDNEITAMRASGISFITIVRPALILGFAIATVLILFNSFIMPEMNFKARMLSGDIYRKRPDLNIEPGYFMDDLPDYSIIIRDKENDTLKDVRIFSKGIGETQTSIHSKTGKLSTIDDAIVLDLFNGEIHELDLKDYGNYRRIEFEKHKIIIPADDLFLNRRDTTSRSDREMTIQMILSKLEDIDNRIAIVKGRVGRAFLRTEMDSIVPPNYESATALLTTYQESYSSDQSNSADEIYRKEKDINIAQRQLRNEYNLLRSYGKSNNKYEVELHKKISLPVACILFIMTGASLGVLFRKGGFTIATSLSFGFFLVYYIFMIGGEDLADRNILSPVVGIWSPNAILFVIATYLLLHTVREQPPFKINLNIFKRFMKKKK